One segment of Gilliamella sp. ESL0441 DNA contains the following:
- a CDS encoding replication-associated recombination protein A, which yields MPSMSFDFTTDEFQPLAAKMRPRNLSEYIGQTQLLGAGKPLPKAIEAGNLHSMILWGPPGTGKTTLAEIIAHHAHAKVERISAVTSGIKDIREAIERAKINQQAGIRTILFVDEVHRFNKSQQDAFLPYVENGTVTFIGATTENPSFELNSALLSRARVYLLKSLTNADIENILQQAIDDPVRGYGNKHIVLLPETKKQIAEFVGGDARRALNTLELLVDMSDGNELTPALLKEVMGERSARFDNQGDRYYDLISAVHKSIRGSAPDAALYWYARIITAGGDPLYVARRLLAIASEDVGNADPRAMQVALAAWDCFTRVGPAEGERAIAQAIVYLACAPKSNAVYLAFKQAMIDAQSKPDYDVPEHLRNAPTSLMKNLGYGAQYRYAHDEPNAFAAGENYFPPELADSKYYHPTDRGAEKNYADKLAWLEAQNKSSSQQRYKKNDS from the coding sequence ATGCCTAGCATGTCATTTGATTTTACGACCGATGAATTTCAGCCTTTAGCGGCAAAAATGCGTCCACGTAATTTATCAGAATACATTGGACAAACTCAGTTACTAGGAGCGGGGAAACCATTACCTAAAGCGATAGAAGCTGGCAATCTTCATTCCATGATTTTATGGGGGCCACCGGGAACGGGGAAAACTACATTAGCTGAAATTATAGCGCATCATGCTCATGCTAAAGTCGAAAGAATATCAGCAGTCACATCCGGAATTAAAGACATTCGTGAAGCCATTGAGCGTGCAAAAATCAATCAACAAGCTGGAATCCGCACAATCTTATTTGTTGATGAAGTACATCGTTTTAATAAAAGCCAACAAGATGCATTCTTGCCCTATGTTGAAAATGGTACGGTCACATTCATTGGTGCAACGACCGAAAATCCATCATTTGAACTCAATTCTGCTTTGTTATCACGCGCTAGGGTTTATTTACTTAAATCATTAACCAATGCCGATATCGAAAATATTTTACAACAAGCTATTGATGATCCTGTTCGAGGTTATGGCAATAAACATATCGTGTTATTACCAGAAACAAAAAAACAGATTGCCGAATTTGTTGGTGGAGATGCCAGACGTGCACTGAATACACTTGAATTATTAGTCGATATGTCCGATGGCAATGAACTAACACCAGCGTTACTTAAGGAAGTCATGGGTGAGCGCAGTGCCAGATTCGATAACCAAGGTGACCGATATTATGATTTGATTTCAGCCGTGCATAAATCAATTCGTGGTTCTGCGCCCGACGCTGCTCTTTACTGGTACGCAAGAATCATTACTGCTGGTGGAGATCCCCTTTATGTTGCTCGTCGACTACTGGCAATTGCCTCTGAAGATGTTGGTAATGCCGATCCACGAGCAATGCAAGTTGCTTTAGCAGCATGGGATTGTTTTACGCGTGTTGGTCCGGCAGAAGGTGAACGCGCTATCGCTCAAGCTATTGTCTATTTGGCGTGCGCTCCCAAAAGTAACGCTGTTTATCTGGCATTTAAACAGGCTATGATTGATGCACAATCAAAACCTGATTACGATGTGCCTGAACATTTACGTAATGCACCAACCAGTTTAATGAAAAATTTAGGTTATGGAGCACAATATCGTTATGCTCATGATGAACCGAATGCTTTTGCAGCAGGTGAAAATTATTTTCCACCAGAATTGGCTGATAGCAAGTATTACCATCCAACTGATCGAGGTGCAGAAAAAAATTATGCCGATAAGCTGGCATGGCTAGAAGCACAAAATAAATCGAGTTCACAGCAACGCTATAAAAAAAATGATTCATAA